The Syntrophorhabdaceae bacterium DNA window AAAGCAGTTTGCCTGGCAAGAGATTGTCTCAATGCCGAAGACGATTGCCGATGCGCGGCTTACGAGCGTCACACGGTTTTCTGTCAGAGGGAAATGGGGAGGTGTGAAGGTTGCCGATATCCTGAAGGTTGTAGGAGCGTTGACCTCGGTACGGTATGTGAGGTTCTGGTCTTACAGGAAGATCTATGATACGTCGGTTCCCATCGATGTAGCCCTCAAGGAGAGGATGCTGCTCGCATATGAGTTTGACGGCGACCTTCTGGAGGAGGATTACGGAGGCCCCATCAGGGTATTCTGCCCCTATCTCTGGGGATATAAATCGGCAAAAAGCGTTGTGAAGGTCGAACTGACAGATGGCTATTCCCCGGGATTCTGGGAACAGCGCGGTTATACCGACGACGCCGCGATTGAAGCCGGGGTAGTGCGCGACATGAATGAAGGAGGGAGGGTCAGACCTATCCCCGATGGTGAGGTTATCAGGTTTCTCGATGAATGACATACAATTGACAAAACTACCATCAGGACTTATTAATAATCCATAAAGGATATGTATAAGGAGGTTTATTATGCCTATCTATGAATATAGATGCAAGCAATGCGGGAATGAATTTGAGGTCATACAAAAGGCAGACGATAAGGAACCTCCCTGCCCGAAGTGTGAAAGCAAGGACATAGAAAAGAATCTGTCCGTAACCCATACAGGACAGGGTTCCTGCGGGGCGCCCAGGAAATCACCTTTTTCCTGAAAGTAGAATACTGAGAACAGCGGAGCTGTTCTGCAAAAAATAGAGCTGTCAGCGTTAAGCTGTTTGCTGATGGCCGATAGCTGGTCGCTGACTGCAAGGAGGATATTATGAGTAACACAACAGCTGTTACGGATAGTGCATTTCAAAAAGAGGTACTGGAGTCGGATATCCCGGTGCTCGTTGATTTCTGGGCAACCTGGTGCGGACCATGCCAGGTCATGGGGCCGGTGCTTGATATCATTGCCGATGAGTACGCCGGGAAGGTCAAGGTCTTGAAACTGAATGTTGATGAAAACCAGGCAACCCCACCAAAGTATGGTATACGGGGAATACCGACATTAATCCTTTTTAATAAGGGTCAGGTTGTTGATACGATCGTAGGCGCCCAGCCCAAGGGCAATGTCGACACCCTCCTGAAAAAGGTTGTTTAACGTGGCTGGACGGTGATGCGAGCCTTCTTGTCCTTTTCACCTTCTATGACAACCCTGTCCTCGTTGACATAGTATGTAACGAGTTCACCGGTCAGTCTGTCCTGACCTGAGATAACGACCACATTTTTCTTAAGGGTTATCTCCCTTTTGTTATTATCAAAAATGGCCTCTTCGCTTGTTGCAGTCCGGTCCTGTTTGACGATCTTGACGTTACCCTTTGCATAGGCCTTCTCTATCTCGTTAGTATCCTCGCTCATATATGCCTCTATGACATCAGCGAATATAAAGAGGTCCTCCTGCTTCGCAATAACACTGCCCTTGAAGATGACATATTTCTCTTTGTCGAAGCCCTCCATTGAATCAGAGACGATGTCGATGGGTTTTTTCTCGTCAAAGAACGACAGGCCCTTGTCTTTTTCATCTTTTGGAGGTTCTGCTCTTGCGACCTGCTGTGGCGTCAGTTCGATGTTCCTCTTCTTTCTGTCCTCGAATGGAATAAGGGGGGCGGTAGCCTTCACGAGCTTTAGTTGCCTTCTTCCCCGGACAACAGCCCTGGCATAGATACTTTTCGGGTATTCGTTCTTTAAACGTTCTAAGTAATAGTCACTTTTCTCCTGGTATCCAAGTTCTTTGTTGGCCTGGCTCAGGTAGTAAAGCGCCTTGTCAGTGCCCGCGGCGTTTGGATATTTTTTCAACAGGTATTCGAGTCGTATGATGGACGCATTGTACTGGTCTGTCCTGTAATAGAATTCCCCAACATATAGTTCACGGTCGGCAAGTTTCTGTATCATCTTTGCGAGTCTTGGCGCGCTCTCTTTTGTGTGTATGCTCGCAGGGTAACGGTTTTTGAGATACGTAAGCCTTTCGATGGATCTCAATATATAGGATTGATCCCTGTCTATCGAGAGGGACGCCTTATCGTAACATTCTCCCAGGCGTGCGAGAACGTATGGAATATTTTCATCCTCCGGGTGGGATTTGAAAAAGTCTTCATACACACCGATGGCCAGGAGGTATTCCTTCTGGGCAAAATAGACGTCACCCAGTTTCACCGTGGCGATAAGGGCCATGGGGTCAAAGGGGTAGTTTTCGCGGATGTATGAAAATTTTTGGATCGCCTTGTCGTACTTCTTGTCTTTCAGAAGGTTGACGCCTTCCACGTAGAGGTCGCCCGGGTTGCCGGCCTGTTTTGGTGTTTTGGCGGCGCACGAGCAAAGAAGCAGGAAGGCGCAAAGAATAATGATCATTTTTGTCGGCATCCTTTAGTATAACAGAAGGAAAAAAATTATGCTATTCTTTCTGTTGTGAAATTGAGGCAACTGATAGAAGATGGTTTACGATATTTTCAGGTTCAATATAATGAACAAACTATTGCCGATATCATTTATTACGTAGAAGAGCTTGAAAAATGGAATAAACATATCAATCTTGTGGGATTGAAAAATGCAGAAGCGGTCGTAAGGGTGCTATTGTACGACGCATTCTTTATTGACCGGTTCATAAAGGGAAGCCGCACTGTCCTCGACCTTGGTTCAGGCGCAGGGGTACTCGCAATCCCTGTAAAGATCCTGAATAGCGATATGAGCGTTATTTCAGTGGACAAAAACATGAAAAAGATCCAATTCCAGAGGCATATCGCAAGGAGACTTCACCTGAAAGACTTCACCACGCTCCACGAGAAAATAGAAGAATTAGACGCCATGGAGGTCGACACCCTTCTTGTCAAGGCCTTCGGAGGTATGAAAATGATCTTTGAAAAGGGTGGCAGACATGTACGGGAGGGAGGGCGTGCCCTGATGATGAAGACCGACAGGGACGAGCCCGTAGACGCTGAGGGTTTTGTGCTTGAGGAGACGATCCCTTACAGGTTGCCGCTAAGCGAAAAGGCCCTCAGGATTTTTATATATAAAAAGGTTTCATAGCAATTCTGTTTTATGGTATTGTAAAAGGGAACTTCATGGTAATATCCATTGCGAATCAAAAGGGGGGCGTCGGCAAGACCACGACAGCCGTTAATCTATCGGCATCGATGGCCGTTGCGGAACAGAAGACCCTTGTCATCGATATGGATTCCCAGTGTAACACCTCATCGGGTTTTGGTATATCTTACAACAGCCTCTACGATCACATATACCACGTCCTTATTGGTGAAAAGAAGATCGGGGAGGTCATCAGAAAGACCGAGATCCCGTTCCTCGATATTGTGCCCTCACATCCCGACCTTATCGGCGCGGAGATAGAACTGCTTGACACGGAGGAACGCGAATTCGCGCTAAAGAAGGCCCTCGCGGATCTGAAAGATCACTATCAGTATATATTTATTGATTGCCCGCCCTCGCTGGGTCTTTTGACCATTAACTCCCTTGCGGCATCCGATTATGTCATCATTCCCCTGCAATGCGAGTATTTTGCCCTTGAAGGACTTGCCCTGCTTCTAAGGACCATATCGATCATCAAGAAGAAATTGAACCCGGACCTTGAGGTGCTCGGGATCCTCCTGACCATGTTCGACAGGAGAAACAATCTTTCTTTCAGGGTGTGGGAAGAGGTGAACAAGTGTTTCAGCGACACAGCCTTCAAGACAGTGATACCGAGAAACGTAAAACTGAGCGAATCGCCGAGTCATGGTAAGCCCGCGATACTATATGATATAAGTTCCCGCGGCGCAGAGAGTTACCTGCGACTTGCTTCAGAAATCCTGGCAAAGAGGAATTAATGGTAAAAAAGGATCCCCTGGGAAGGGGACTTCAGGCGATACTCAGGGACATAGAAGAAAAAGGCACAAGCACGTTCATCCCCGTTGATCAGATACTGCCGAATCCAAATCAGCCAAGATCCGTCATAAATAATGATACCATTGCCGACCTTGCCTCATCGATTAAGGCAAAAGGCATCCTTCAGCCTCTTATTGTTAAAAAGAAGGATAAAAAATATCAGATTATTGCAGGGGAAAGGCGTTACCGGGCAGCAGTGCTTGCGGGACTCCGGGAGGTCCCGGCAATAATACGGGATGCCGACGAGAAGGAATCCCTGGAGCTTGCGCTTGTAGAGAACCTTCTCCGGGAGGACTTGAACCCCCTTGAGGTTGCCGTGGTCTATGAAAAGTTCGTTGAGGAGTTTGACTATACCCACGAAGAGGTTGCGAAAAGGGTGGGGATTGACAGGAGCTCTGTTTCCAACGCTCTCCGTCTTTTGAAGCTGCCGGTATGGATAAAGACATTGCTGCGTGAAGGAAAGTTGACCCAGGGCCATGGAAGGGTGCTCGTCTCCCTGAAGAATGAGCGGGAGCAGAAGCGGTTTGTCGACAAGATTGTCAAACAGGGAGTTTCCGTAAGAGACCTTGAGCGGGCTGCGCGCAAGAAGAGTCCCTACAAGGGTTCCCAATTTGCCGTCATAGAAGAGGATCTGAGAAAGTCCCTTCAGACCAAAGTGAATATTACGTTTCGAAGGAAAAAGGGAAAGATCATCATCGAATTTTATTCAGAGGAAGACCTCGAAAGGATTACGGAACTGATCACAGGGGAATAAAGGGCAACGGAAAGTCAGCTATCAGCTGTCATTGCGGGCGCAGCCTGGCAATCCCATTCAATTCAATAGATCGCCACGTCGCTTCGCTCCTCGCGATGACAATACGATAAGGAACCTCGAACGTAGAACTTTGAACGTTGAACATATTTCTCCTTCCGCCTTACGCATTACGACTCACGGGTGTTTCGCTATAAGCCATGAACTATTAGCTATTATTGGGGCTTGCCCGTGGGAATATATTTGTGAATTCTGGTGCCCGGACGATGTTTTATTCTAAAATTAAAAGATTTTTTATCTTTTTATTTTATATAGTTTCCGAACAAGAAAAATATTTGTTGTTATTGGGAATAAAAAAATTGCAAATCAGGGCATTTTATGATAGATACGATATGCGATAAGTGAAATAATTCTTAAAGTCATAGGAACACAATATGATAGATTTTAATTATACGCTACTCATACAGTTCGTTAATTTTCTGATTTTACTCATACTTCTCAATTTCCTCCTTTTTAAGCCCGTACTCAGGGCGATGAGCAAGAGGGAGGGAACCATCAATTCCCTCGCCGATAGGATTCAAAAGGCAAAAGAGGAAATGAACGTGTTTGAAAAAGAATATGAGGAGAAGGTGCGGGAGCAAAAAAAGCCGATCATTGCGGACAAAGACTCAACCATAGCTGAGGCACATACAGTGTCTATGCACATTATAGAAAAGGCAAGAGCAGAGCTGTCCGGTGAACTCGAGCGGGTGAAAAGCGAGATCGAGGGCGAGAGTAAAAAGGTTTTCGATTCACTCAAAACAGACGTGAAGAGACTATCGACAGAGGTTGCCCAGAAGATACTGCAGAGGAGTCTCTCATGACACAGGGCGGAGAGTCATTATTATCGTGGGTATTTAAGTTTTTGAATTTTGCCGTACTCGTCGGCGTCCTCATAAAATTTGGAGGAAAGCCGCTGAAAGATTATCTCCAGAACCGTCATAACACAATCAAGACAAAGGTTGAAGAAGCGAACAGGATGGTGCAGGAAGCGGAATTGCTTAAAACGCAATACGAAAGAAAACTTTCACAGCTTGACGATGAGATGGAGACCTTCAAGAAGGCTGTCATCGAGGAAGCTCAGAAGGAGAAACAGAAGATCATTGATGAGGCAACAGAGTTCGCCTCCAGGATCAGAGAGCAGGCACGGATCGCTTATGAACAGGAGTTGAAAGACGCAATGAGCACGATCAAGGAAGAGATCGCACGGCTCACCATGGAGCGGGCGGAAAAGCTCATTGCAGAGAAGCTGACAAAAGAAGACCACAACAGGATGGTCGGTGATTTTATTGAAAAATTAAGGAGCTTGAATTGATAAGCCGGTCAATTGCAAAACGATACGCAAAAGGCTTATTTGCGGTGGGCGAAAAGAACGGGAAGTACAGAAGCTACTTTGAGGAGCTTGAAGGTGTTCTAAGTGTTTTTGACAAGGAACAGCGACTAAAAAAGGCGCTCATGCTCCCTCTTCTCGAGGTGCAGAAACGAAAAGAGCTCCTCAGTGATGTCATGAGGGCCCTCGGTGTTTCACCGTCCGTATCCAGTCTTTTTAATATACTTATTGAAAATAACCGGATGGGCTATCTCCCGGTCATCAGGGATGTGTACCAGGAGCTTGTGGATGACAAAGAGGGCATGGTAAGAGGTACCCTCTGGACAGCATATCCCCTTGAGGAAACCTCCAGGAATCGTATTGCCGAGGTCTTGAAAGATAAATTCAACAAAGAGGTTACCCTTGAAACGCTCGAAGATAAGAGCCTCATTGGCGGGGTAAAGGTAGTCATAAAAGGGACTATTATTGATGGCAGCGTCAAAAAGCAAATCGAGACTTTAAAGGAAAATATATTGGAGGAGTAATTTCTATGGAGATCAAGGCCGATGAAATAAGCAGGATCATAGAACAGAAGATAGCCGGTTTCGAAAAAGAGATCAATCTTGAGGAAACGGGGATTATCATCTCTATCGGTGACGGTATTGCAAGGATATACGGATTGGAAAACTCAATGTCCGGCGAGTTGCTCGAGTTCCCGCAGGGGATCATCGGTATGGTTCTGAACCTTGAAGAGGACAACATAGGCGCTGTTGTTTTCGGTGAAGATTACAAGATCAAGGAAGGGGACCTCGTAAAGCGGACGGGCAGGATTGCCCAGGTTCCGGTGGGTGAAGCCCTTATCGGAAGGGTTGTCGATGCCCTTGGAAATCCCATTGACGGGAAAGGCCCCATAGAAGCCAAAGAGTTCCGTAATGTCGAACAGATGGCGCCGGGTGTGGTTGTGAGACAGCCCGTGAAGGAACCTATCCAGACAGGCATAAAGGCGATCGACTCCATGATACCTATCGGAAAAGGGCAGAGAGAACTTATCATCGGCGACAGGGGCACGGGCAAGTCGGTTATTGCCCTGGACACGATCATAAACCAGAAAGGGAACGACGTATTCTGCATATATGTGGCTATCGGGCAGAAAAGATCATCTGTTGCAAGGACGGTCGATCTGCTCTCCCAGTATGGCGCTATGGAATATACGACGGTTGTGGCGGCCACGGCAAGTGAAGCAGCGCCGCTGCAGTACCTCGCGCCATTTTCCGGCTGTGCTATGGGCGAGTATTTCAGGGACACCGCCAGGCATTCGCTGATTATCTATGATGACCTTTCCAAACATGCCGTTGCATACAGGCAGCTTTCCCTCCTTTTACGGCGTCCACCGGCCAGGGAGGCCTTTCCGGGCGACATATTCTACCTTCATTCAAGGCTTCTGGAGAGGGCAGCAAAGTGGGATGATCCACATGGTGGAGGGTCCCTGACAGCGCTGCCTATTATTGAGACACAGGCAGGTGACGTCTCCGCATATATTCCCACGAACGTTATCTCCATTACCGATGGGCAGATATACCTCGAGCCCGAGCTATTTTACGCAGGTGTAAGGCCGGCGATCAACGTAGGCCTCTCTGTTTCAAGGGTTGGCGGCAATGCCCAGATCAAGGCCATGAAACAGGTCGCAGGGAGACTGAGACTGGAACTGGCGCAGTACAGGGAAATGGCGGCTTTTGCAAAATTCGGCAGTGATCTCGATAAGGCAACACAGGGGCTCATCGCGAGAGGTTCACGCCTTACTGAATTATTGAAACAGGGGCAGTACGTACCGATCCCCGTCGAAAAAGAGGTTGTGCTCCTCTATGCAGGGGCAAACGGATATATTGATACCTACCCTGAAAGCGCATTGAAAAAGTACGAGCAGGAACTGTTTAAGTTTATGGATGAGAAATATCCTGATGCGCTTGCGGACATCAAGGCAAAGAGAGAGATCGACTCATCCATTGAAGAAAAGCTTTACAAGGCACTCAATGAGTTCAAAACAATCTTTACATATTAGGATCACGCAATGGCAACGCTGAGGGATATAAAGCGAAAGATAGCAAGCATCAATAGTACCCAGACGATCACGAGAACGATGAAGATGGTTTCTGCCTCGAAGCTGCGGAGGGCGCAGGAGGATCTTGAAAAGGTCAGAGATTATGCGCTGAAGATAGAGGAACTCACCGGACGGGTCATTCAGAATCTGCCCGATGATGTCCACCCGCTTCTTGCCGGAAGGGAAGAGGTCAAGAGAGTGCTCGTTGTCGCTATCGCATCTGACAGGGGCCTCTGCGGTGGCTTTAATCTCAACATCGGTCTGCATGTGGAAAATTTTATCAGGCAGAACAGGCACCTCTACGAAAGGATCGGGGTATACACCTTCGGGAGAAAGGTAAATGATTACCTGCAGAGAAGGAAGCATGATATCGTGAAAAGTTTTGTTGATGTGAAAAAGATCGATAGGGAGATTGTTGACGTCATTGCAGGACACCTTATCCAATTTTACACATCAGGTGAGTTCGATAAGATCTATCTCGCATATACATGTTTTCGTTCCCCCATAAAACAGGAGGTTGTCTTCGAGGAGTTTATCCCTATCAGGAGAACCGATAGCGATGAGGACTACATCGACTATCTCTGCGAACCGGAAAGGTCCAAGATCGTAGAAAGCCTTATCCCTAAATATGTGAGCACGAAGATATACTATGCGCTTGTAGAATCACAGACATCCGAGCATGCAGCCCGTATGAGCGCCATGGAAAACGCAACCAGTAACTGTGGAGAGATGGTGAGATACCTCACGCTTGTATATAATAAGAGAAGACAGGAAGGCATAACCAATGAAATGATGGACATCGTTGGTGGTGCTGAAGCCTTGAGAGGAACATAAAGGAGGAAAATCAATGAGCGTGGAAGTCAAGGGAAAGATTGTACAGGTCATCGGGACGGTTGTAGATTTCCGGTTTCCGTCTGATAACCTTCCACCAATATACGGAGCAATATTTGTGACGAACCCCACCATCAATGATAAGCCTGAAAATCTTATCCTTGAAGTGGCTCAGCATATCGGTGACAGCACTGTCCGTTGTATCGCGATGAATACCACTGACGGGCTGAAAAGAGGCCAGGACGCGACGTATAAAGGTTCGCAGATCACTGTTCCCGTGGGAAACGATATCCTTGGCAGGGTGCTCAACGTCATCGGGGAACCGGTTGATAACGGCCCTGCGCTTAAAACAAAGATGACCTACCCGATCCACAGACCGGCGCCTTTATTGACGATGCAGAACACGAAGATCGAACTCCTCGAAACAGGCGTGAAGGTCATTGACCTCCTTGAACCCTATTCGAAGGGCGGGAAGGTCGGCCTCTTCGGCGGCGCCGGCGTCGGCAAGACCGTTGTCATCATGGAGATGATCCATAATATCGCAATGCACCATGGTGGTATATCGGTCTTCGGCGGAGTCGGTGAAAGGACAAGAGAAGGGAACGACCTCTGGCTCGAGATGAAAGGCTCCGGAGTCCTTGACAAGTGCGCCCTTATCTATGGTCAGATGACTGAAGTCCCTGGTGCGCGTGCAAGGATAGGATTGACGGCATTGACGGCTGCAGAGTATTTCAGGGATGAGGAAGGGCAGGACGTGCTTCTCTTTATCGATAATATATTCAGATTTACCCAGGCAAACTCAGAGGTTTCGGCATTGCTCGGAAGGATGCCATCGGCAGTCGGTTACCAGCCGACCCTTGCGACAGACCTTGGTGAGCTGGAGGAAAGGATCACATCCACACTGAAAGGCTCCATAACATCGGTACAGGCTATCTATGTACCTGCTGATGACCTTACAGACCCGGCTCCGGCAACGACATTTGCCCACCTTGATGCGACGACGGTTCTCTCGAGACAGATATCTGAGCTTGGTATCTATCCGGCCGTTGACCCTCTCGATTCTACAAGCCGGATCCTCGACCCCAAGGTGGTAGGCGAAGAGCATTACCAGGTAGCCCGGGAGGTGCAGAGGATACTGCAGAAGTATAAAGAACTCCAGGATATCATCGCGATCCTTGGCATGGACGAGCTTTCTGAAGAGGATAAGCTTGTCGTTTCGAGGGCGAGGAAGATCCAGAGATTCCTCTCACAGCCATTCTTTGTCGCAGAGGCCTTTACGGGCCAGCAGGGAAGATACGTGGCGTTGAAGGACACCATAAAAGGCTTCAAAGAGGTCGTTGAAGGGAAACACGACGAGCTTCCTGAGCAGGCGTTCTACATGGTTGGAACCATTGAAGAGGCCGTAGAAAAAGCAAAACAATTCATGGGAGATTGATCTATACATGCTTGATCTTGAAATTATTACGCCCGAAAAGGTCCTTGTTAAAGAACAGGTAGATATGGTGGAAGCCAAGGGGACGAATGGTGAATTTGGTGTACTTCCCGGCCATACGCAATTTCTGACTATCATTGAGATCGGCGAGGTCAGATATATAAAGGATGGAACAACAAATTACCTCGCAACGAGCGGCGGGTATGCAGAGGTCGTTGATGACAGGGTAACGATCCTTCTTGACGATGCGGAACTTGCCGAGGAGATTGATGTCGAAAAGGCAAAACGCGAGATGGAGGAGGCTGAAAAGGCCCTAAAAGTACTCGCATTTGATGAAATAGAATATAAACTCATGGAGATGGCATTATTCAAGGCAATTATGAAGATAGAGGTTGCATCCAAAAGACATCTCTGAGCTGATAGTCTGCCTTGAGAAAATATTTTTTGTCTCTTTCCTTCTGAAGATTTTTCCTTTCGTAGTTTACAATAATACTCTATTATAATAATGTAATGTATGCGGTATAACAATACCGAGTTGCATTCAAAAATAGTACCCGCAAGCGGGTATCCGGGCGACGAGGAGCCGACGTTATATATTTTATAGCCCATTCTTGGGCGAGAAGGGAAGGCTCCACGGACCGGGGCACCCACCCGGTGGGTGGGTCGCGTGGAGGGGGCGACGTGAGCCCCAATTAAAGGAGGTATGGTATATGGACCTGTTTAAGACAATCGAAGAAAGGAAAAGTATAAGGGCGTTCAAACCCGATCCCGTAGCGAGAGAGAAGGTAGAGGAGATCCTCCGGTGGGTAACCAATGCGCCTTCGGCGATTAACCTCCAACCCTGGGAATTTTTCGTGGTCATGGGCGAGGAAAAGCAACGCTTAAGCAGAAGGCTTATCAAATCATACAAGGAAAAACAGATATCATGCAGTCCGGGGAACGTGAAGCCCCTGGCTGATGAATTTACAAAAAGAGGTGTCCAGTCTTTTCAACTGATGGATCCCTATCTCAAGGAGATGGGGACAGAGTTCAACGCATTCATCAACGAAGGGAGCTGTAATTTCTACGGAGCCCCCGTGGCGGTGATCCTCTGCCTCGATAATGCCTTTTCCAAGGCCCGCCTCGTGGATATAGGGATAGCACTGGCCTATCTTGTCCTTGTTGCGCAGGCGAGCGGCCTCGCTACGTGTCCTATCGGGCTCATCAACGCATATGCAGACGACATCAAAGAGATGCTCGACATCCCCGACAACAAAGACGTTGTCATCGGGGTTGCCCTCGGTCATCCTGACATGGACAGCCCGGTTAACCACTTTAAAACACCGCGGGAAGGCGTCGACAGCTTCGTGAAGTGGATAGACTGATATTATAAACTCAGTGAAATGTGAAAGGTAAAATGTGAAATGTTGTAAACTTCTTA harbors:
- a CDS encoding nitroreductase, with the protein product MDLFKTIEERKSIRAFKPDPVAREKVEEILRWVTNAPSAINLQPWEFFVVMGEEKQRLSRRLIKSYKEKQISCSPGNVKPLADEFTKRGVQSFQLMDPYLKEMGTEFNAFINEGSCNFYGAPVAVILCLDNAFSKARLVDIGIALAYLVLVAQASGLATCPIGLINAYADDIKEMLDIPDNKDVVIGVALGHPDMDSPVNHFKTPREGVDSFVKWID
- a CDS encoding F0F1 ATP synthase subunit epsilon codes for the protein MLDLEIITPEKVLVKEQVDMVEAKGTNGEFGVLPGHTQFLTIIEIGEVRYIKDGTTNYLATSGGYAEVVDDRVTILLDDAELAEEIDVEKAKREMEEAEKALKVLAFDEIEYKLMEMALFKAIMKIEVASKRHL